CACTTGGTCAGTTATCTTTATCTTGCCCTGTTCAACTGCCTCTACAGCTAGTAACAATGTCATACACTTAGTAACACTTGCTGGCGGTAACCTCTTGTGAGAATCCTTTTCAAAGAGTATGGTACCATTTTCGTCCATCAAAATTGCTGATTCAGCAATTGAATTCAACTGAGTGCTTTGTGCTGATCTTGCCTCGAGCTGCGCGCAAGGCAGGCAAATACCGGTAACTATCAATGAAATTACTAGCAAGGTGAAAATTGCAACTGGGCGTATTCGGTACATTAAACACACTCCTTTCATCTTTTTTTTAGGTTAACCAATCTAAATATCGAATACACTGGCAAAGAACAGCAATAAAAAAACTGGCCATTTAGCCAGTTTTTGAAAATTAATGAAACTAAGTATTTGTTTTAATAGCCTAAAAACTTTTATAGCCATCTTTATCTACGATCCCTAGTATTAGTTGAGTAGATGAGACCTTTTGACTTGTGTATGAGAAAGATTCAAGAATTAATTGTTGTGCAATAACCGCCTTTTCTTTACTATTTGTATAAATATCAGCGATAGGTTGGCCGCACTCAATTTCATTGCCTACTCGGCTTTTGAGTACAATCCCAGCTGATAAATCAATTTTTTGATCTTTATATTCTCGGCCAGCTCCTAAAATCATGGCAGCGTATCCTATCTTTGCTGCATCAATATGATTTATATATCCCTTCTGGCTGCTACTGACAGTTATTTTATATTTTGCCTGAGGTAGTAAATTATAATCATCAACGATTGCTGCATTACCACCTTGACCAGCGATAAACTCCTTAAATTTCATTAAAGCTGACTTATTATTCAACAGTTCAGTCAAAAGATATCGTCCTTCATCAAGCGTTTCAACACGCCCGGCAAGCTTTATCATATATGAGCCGAGAACCAAACATACATCCCTTAGGCTAGTAGGACCCCTGCCTTGCAATACTTCGATAGCCTCTATAACTTCGAGACTATTGCCAACTGCAGCTCCAAGCGGCTCTTCCATACTAGTCAAAATAGCTATTGTTTCGCGGTTAACAAGCTTTCCAATTTCAACCATCGTTGAAGCTAATTCAACAGCAGAATCAATATTTTTCATAAACGCCCCGTTGCCGACCTTTACATCAAGTAAAATTTTATCTGCTCCCGCGGCTATCTTCTTACTCATTATTGATGAGGCTATCAGCGGAATGCTCTCTACAGTTGCAGTAACATCGCGAAGAGAATACATTTTACCGTCAGCTGGAGCAATCATTGAGTTTTGACTTGTTAGTGCAATACCATGTTTTTGTATGGTGTCAATAAAATCAGCTTGGGAAAGTGCTGTTTTAAAGCCTGGTATAGCTTCGAGCTTATCAATTGTTCCGCCAGTAAAACCTAGTCCGCGCCCTGACATCTTAGCTATCGGAATACCGGCGGTTGCTACTAAGGGAGCAAGTATTAGCGTGGTAGTGTCAGCAACCCCACCAGTGCTGTGCTTATCGACTTTAATTCCGGGCACTTTACTTAGATCAAGCATTTGTCCGGAATCAGCCATCGCTAGGGTCAAAGCAGCAGTCTCTTGGTGCGACATTCCTCTAAAATAAATTGCCATTAACCAAGCCGCCATCTGATAATCTGGAAGCTCATTCATAGTATAAGCCTGAACCAACGCCTTTATCTCAGCAGCATCTAAAATCTTACCATCACGTTTTTTCGCAATAATATCAAGTAATCGCATTACAATCACCTCAATTGCTTTAAGAAGCTTTTTCCAAAAGGCAGTGGTGTTAGCTTATAATTTTCAGCTATTGTTGCCGCTACATCAGCAA
The Veillonellaceae bacterium genome window above contains:
- a CDS encoding pyrimidine-nucleoside phosphorylase is translated as MRLLDIIAKKRDGKILDAAEIKALVQAYTMNELPDYQMAAWLMAIYFRGMSHQETAALTLAMADSGQMLDLSKVPGIKVDKHSTGGVADTTTLILAPLVATAGIPIAKMSGRGLGFTGGTIDKLEAIPGFKTALSQADFIDTIQKHGIALTSQNSMIAPADGKMYSLRDVTATVESIPLIASSIMSKKIAAGADKILLDVKVGNGAFMKNIDSAVELASTMVEIGKLVNRETIAILTSMEEPLGAAVGNSLEVIEAIEVLQGRGPTSLRDVCLVLGSYMIKLAGRVETLDEGRYLLTELLNNKSALMKFKEFIAGQGGNAAIVDDYNLLPQAKYKITVSSSQKGYINHIDAAKIGYAAMILGAGREYKDQKIDLSAGIVLKSRVGNEIECGQPIADIYTNSKEKAVIAQQLILESFSYTSQKVSSTQLILGIVDKDGYKSF